GATtaagaagaaaataaattttaattcTGGATTGGAATTTGTTTTGATATTTCAATCTATTATTAATTTCCCAACTACCTAAGATTATAGTAGATTAGCGAATTTTCTCCCCTTTTAGAgttaattgaaatgaataaaaataattctctACTCACATCCTGTGTCTTTTAACCTTTGTATGAGGGAATTAACAATTTTAACACAACCCAAAAAGCCACTACCATGTTTTTTAATAACTTTGCGATGATTCCACACAGAAATCGTTATTGTATCATTCTTTCCAATATAAAGATCAAAATGTGAATTCCATTTTGGCTccaatgtattttttatggtttcagtTGAATGACACTGTCCACTTCCATCTACAGATATCTTAGCAAAAGGGTCTGGATATCCTACAAGAAATGTTAGTTTAGAATTTTTCCAGAGCATGTATCATCAATTGACACTCACGAAATAAATCTTTCCTCACCAAGCTGCGGGCACAAAGtactgaaacaaaaattgattaACGTAATTAAGTATGACAATGCATTGTAATTATTACGTTCATTAACAGGGGAGCTCCCTTACAGAAGCCATATTGCCAATAAAACGTATTAAGCCCAAGAATTTcgtaaaatttattatttttgcctTAACTCACTTGTCAGTCTAATTTTTTGGGCCCCGTTTCTTCTATTTGAAGGGGTATTTGACATTTTTCGGGTAATTTTATTGTCAACACATCACTGCACACAAGTTATTTATTTCAACGCCATTTCCATTTCTGCGGGTCCTTTCAATTTCTGTCAATCTGACAAATTGGCAGAAATGTCTGTTTTCATCTGTGGGTGATCAATTTTCCATATATTTACcaatatatatattatgaaaAGAGTCAATTTCAGATTTTTAAAACATTTAAAACTagtaaaatttccattttccagCGCTCATATGGTTAGACACggttcaaattttatttttccataaaaaaaaaatcagtagaAACGTGTTCGACTAAAGTCAGGGAAAGCTATCGAACTATTAAGGGTTTATTCATGAAAATCTCATAAATCCAAATGATTTAATCGTGTTTTAATCAATAAATGAGAATTTCTTTCAGAGGAGAATAATAATCGATTCTATGGTTTATCTCACGGTATATTCCTATGAAGCCCTCCTAAATTCAATTCAAACACAACAGAAGTTAGCCGAGTTCGTTATTTTTAAGTTTTAGTTGTCGGTTAGTGTAAATAATTTGCGGGAAATCGGCCAGGTAAAGTAAATGCATTTATCAAATATTGTTTCTTATATTAGAAATCTAATTAGTAAGCTAAATTTTCTCATCTAGGCCGAGCTAAAACCAGAAAAATGCGAGTTATAAGGGTGAggttaataaataaaatagaCGTTTTGTCTTGTTTCGTTTTGTGTGGTGGTTTTCGAGTTTGTCCTCTCACTGAAATCCAATTTCCTATATCCTCGAAACTATTTGATATTCCAGTAATTAAACACCTGGTGCCTGCTAATGCACCCTTGTTGAAGTGCACCTGTTCAATAACCTTACATGTGAAATGTTTTCACTTCTTTCAAGTCGAATTTCAACATGATGTTTTCAGGAAATGGCGAACATcgatgattttttgaaaatcgagaAGATCGGAGAAGGTACCTATGGCGTTGTTTAtaaaggaaaaaacaaaaagacaGGGCAATTAGTGGCTTTAAAGAAAATAAGGTAAGATCCATAGTTCTTCCTTTCATTcaacattaatttttttttctattcgtgCAGGCTAGAGTCTGAAGATGAGGGGGTGCCTGCCACAGCTCTTAGAGAAATTGCTCTTCTTAAAGAATTGAAACATCCTAATATTGTTGCTTTGGAAGATGTTTTAATGGAGGAATCAaggtaaattttaattttttctctgcTTTCATATTTACATTACAGTTTTTCAGAAtctatcttatttttgaatatttactGATGGATCTCAAAAAATATATGGATAAAATAGAGAATGGGAAGTTTATGGATCCAAAATTGGTGAAGAGTTATTTTTATCAGTTGAATAGTGCCATTCTGTTTTGTCATCAGAGGAGAGTACTTCACAGAGATTTAAAACCTCAAAATTTGTTGATCACTAGAGATGGTACAATCAAGGTAGTATTTTGAGTTTATTTCAGGTTTTAGTGTATCTAACACTTTCTTTCAAACTTCAGGTAGGAGATTTTGGTTTAGGTAGAACCTTTGGAGTTCCAGTACGAGTCTATACTCATGAGGTTGTCACACTGTGGTACAGAGCTCCTGAAGTATTATTGGGTACAACAACATATAGTTGCCCAATTGATATTTGGTCTTTGGGTTGTATATTTGCTGAAATGGCTACAAAACGCCCGTTGTTCCAAGGGGACTCTGAAATTGATCAGCTTTTCAGAATATTTAGGTGAGTAGATGGTTTTTAGATGCTGTTGACTAAGGTTTAatgctttttttatttctagaaTATTGACCACACCAACTGAAGAAACTTGGCCAGGAGTGTCCACCCTTCCTGACTACAAAGCTACATTCCCCAAATGGAAAAACTACATCCTAACGAGGCAGGTCAAGAACATGGATAATGATGCGTTAGATCTCCTCCAGCAAATGTTGGTCTACAACCCTAGTGATCGCATATCGGCCAAGAGAATTGCTCAACACCCCTATTTACAAAATGTCGATACTTCCGTTAAGCCCAACCTGCCGGACAGGATATAGTGTTCAATCCGAGCCGATAAATTGAACACGTTTAGTTTTTATGGTTTGGGACCATAAGGTGTTCGTCTTTGTTTTGAGGAACaccagaacttttttttatgtttgtattTATCTCGACGAAGATGAGTTTCTATTGGATATTTTCATTGTATTTTTATTAGTAAAATGTACATTCCTGAGCTTTATCTGAACTTTGGTCTCAACTTAAATTCAGCGAATTGTTGAGAAAACTCATTTATCAGGTAATTTGTGTCTTCAATTTAATCAGTTCTGAACTTTCGAAAgcttgaatgtttttttttggtcCAGTTGTAGAAAATCGTGAAAGCCATACTGTATATTTATAGAACAAGCCATATTTACAaataaaaatgtattttttcaacGATTAAGTTCTAAGCGAACATGTATattaaaaagaaaatattttcataatattgtACTCATGTTATCATTCTTTTCTTCCCTCTTACTCTACACCCTGAGGCCAGCTGTGTCTCGCAGTCGCTCTTTATTTGTCGTAAGTGTTGGATTATCGGTGCAAAGAGGGTACCTTGTATCTCCTCGATAGTGTGAGGGTAAAAAGTATTTTCAAGTGGGGCTTTCAAGTAGTTCTCATTAGCCAATACCTCCAGCAATAATCTGAAAAATTTAACGGCAAATTAAAGTagtcaaaacaaaaaaaaaaaaggattttgaACTCACTCATTGATGAAAGGAGCTATGGTATCGATCTGCATGGGATTCGTATAATTATTGCTGATTTGCCACTGATTAAACCACGTTTGCATCCTAAAAATCACACTTAAAATTTTCAACGAATTCACCGGGTGGTAACTCACTGATCGCTGTTAATGATGTTCCTGTATCTCGTCCGGAGGCTACAAAACCAGTCCATTCCCAAATAAATATTACCCCCCGGGAAATTCAGCTGTATATGTGGCATTTTCTTCAGGAAATCCGCCTGATAACCATCGGGAAAACCCAAGTTTTCACTCAACGATCTAAGATGACCAACGTTAGTCTCTTGTGAATATTCGAGCTCACTTACTCACAGTTGCATCTCTTGGTTCAAACTGCCGCTCAACCACGTCTTAATACATGAACAGAGCGAGGGTATCGAACAAGGCAACAACTCGCACAAGGTAGCGTAATGATCGTACCTAGGAAAATCCTTTGAATCTCGAGAACGTATTATGACAAATATCAATTCACCTAGACCAACCAGTCAGAGCAATGCCcctgaaattcaaaatcttgTTTCCGTACGATTCGAGTTGCTTCAACCAAGCCTCGTGATTGCTGCTGTGATGCTTCACGATCGGAATAATCTGACAACTACTGGTAGCTCCTTTGAAAGCCGATGCACACCAAATATACCTGAATACGTCGCTGTACTTATCCCAAAGCGGCGAACCCAATTTGAAATCTTCCAAGGCATTATAATGCCAAACCATCGGTTCTACCAAATACCCGATGTTATAATctagaaattcaataaaaaacagATCTGGAATTTCAAGGTTAAGATGCATACCTTGTAACGTTTTTAGGTCCATATTCCTGAGCATGTCATCCCATATTATTATCTTGAGAGTTGGATAGTTTTCCTTAATGAATTGTGCAACTTCTGCAACATGATCTAAATAAAGACTATCTCGTCCATATTTACTCGACTGGACACGTTTTGCACAAGTAGGACACCAGCCCATATGCCAAATCTCGAAAATAAACAATATCTCAtcttaattcaatatgattcCAAAACTGTAAGCAATAAACAACGTCTTTATTGATGCTCAATTCGTAATACTAACTTCATCAGCGCCAATATGTATATACTGCAAACTCGAGTGAAATGCCACAATTTGTTTAATCATACTCCTCACCAGTCCCAATGTTTCACTGTTACTGGGACACATAGAACTCGGATAATTTTCCACCTCCCTCAAATTTCTCCACTGGTCGTGTTTCAGCACAAATTCCATATGACCAAAGGTTTGTACTAAAGGTATCACCATTAAATCACAGTCAACAGCTGAAAGATTGTTGTGAATTATGTGAAGAGAGCAAACACTTTCTTACCTAAGTCAAGAATCTGTTTTGCTTCTTCAATAGAATATGGAGCTCCTGTTGCTTGAGCACTATTGGACAGGCCTCCAATCGGTAATAATTCTTTGGTATAGGGAAAGGTGTCTTCCCATTCGAGGAGGATACCAGTTGCTCCATAACTTTTTATGAAGGGAAAAAACTGGAATAAAGGTTTCTCATTTTTGATCCCACATTTTCTTCACTTACCTTCTCGAAAAAGGACGGTCTTGGAGGTGCGCCTTTTAAATCTATATGAATCAATCTGAAGGGAAGATAGATAAGTCAACAATAAATGATAGACCTGATTAATACCTGTGTGAAGCTAGTGTAACTGTATCCATATCGACTATTTCGAGAGAAAACTATGTCAATTTGAACGCAAAAACAATTGTTTACATTATTATCACCTGAACTGTATGATTAAACAAAATAGAGCTTATGTTTTAcatgaaatcaatgaaaaaatccaTCGACAAATTCTCGACTTCTAtatttttgtttacgtttttaCACTCATCAATACTATCAATCTAaacaaaacaattaaaaaaaaaacagaaacatATCATCCAATATGTGTAAATTCCTTCGTTTCAGGATGGGAGTCCCCTGTATTCAAGATTAGCGACTGATTTACTAATCTTGGAAAGAAACCGATAGTCGATACATATTACAGTTTTTTGTAATTTACAGCAAACtgtgaaaactgaaaatcactCAAGAGCAAGAGGTTAGTTTTGTTTGTACAACGTGCATAGTTG
This genomic stretch from Coccinella septempunctata chromosome 7, icCocSept1.1, whole genome shotgun sequence harbors:
- the LOC123316409 gene encoding cyclin-dependent kinase 1 isoform X1, with translation MRVIREMANIDDFLKIEKIGEGTYGVVYKGKNKKTGQLVALKKIRLESEDEGVPATALREIALLKELKHPNIVALEDVLMEESRIYLIFEYLLMDLKKYMDKIENGKFMDPKLVKSYFYQLNSAILFCHQRRVLHRDLKPQNLLITRDGTIKVGDFGLGRTFGVPVRVYTHEVVTLWYRAPEVLLGTTTYSCPIDIWSLGCIFAEMATKRPLFQGDSEIDQLFRIFRILTTPTEETWPGVSTLPDYKATFPKWKNYILTRQVKNMDNDALDLLQQMLVYNPSDRISAKRIAQHPYLQNVDTSVKPNLPDRI
- the LOC123316406 gene encoding hexosaminidase D-like isoform X2; this translates as MVIPLVQTFGHMEFVLKHDQWRNLREVENYPSSMCPSNSETLGLVRSMIKQIVAFHSSLQYIHIGADEIWHMGWCPTCAKRVQSSKYGRDSLYLDHVAEVAQFIKENYPTLKIIIWDDMLRNMDLKTLQDYNIGYLVEPMVWHYNALEDFKLGSPLWDKYSDVFRYIWCASAFKGATSSCQIIPIVKHHSSNHEAWLKQLESYGNKILNFRGIALTGWSRYDHYATLCELLPCSIPSLCSCIKTWLSGSLNQEMQLSLSENLGFPDGYQADFLKKMPHIQLNFPGGNIYLGMDWFCSLRTRYRNIINSDQMQTWFNQWQISNNYTNPMQIDTIAPFINELLLEVLANENYLKAPLENTFYPHTIEEIQGTLFAPIIQHLRQIKSDCETQLASGCRVRGKKRMIT
- the LOC123316409 gene encoding cyclin-dependent kinase 1 isoform X2, giving the protein MANIDDFLKIEKIGEGTYGVVYKGKNKKTGQLVALKKIRLESEDEGVPATALREIALLKELKHPNIVALEDVLMEESRIYLIFEYLLMDLKKYMDKIENGKFMDPKLVKSYFYQLNSAILFCHQRRVLHRDLKPQNLLITRDGTIKVGDFGLGRTFGVPVRVYTHEVVTLWYRAPEVLLGTTTYSCPIDIWSLGCIFAEMATKRPLFQGDSEIDQLFRIFRILTTPTEETWPGVSTLPDYKATFPKWKNYILTRQVKNMDNDALDLLQQMLVYNPSDRISAKRIAQHPYLQNVDTSVKPNLPDRI
- the LOC123316406 gene encoding hexosaminidase D-like isoform X1, with amino-acid sequence MDTVTLASHRLIHIDLKGAPPRPSFFEKFFPFIKSYGATGILLEWEDTFPYTKELLPIGGLSNSAQATGAPYSIEEAKQILDLAVDCDLMVIPLVQTFGHMEFVLKHDQWRNLREVENYPSSMCPSNSETLGLVRSMIKQIVAFHSSLQYIHIGADEIWHMGWCPTCAKRVQSSKYGRDSLYLDHVAEVAQFIKENYPTLKIIIWDDMLRNMDLKTLQDYNIGYLVEPMVWHYNALEDFKLGSPLWDKYSDVFRYIWCASAFKGATSSCQIIPIVKHHSSNHEAWLKQLESYGNKILNFRGIALTGWSRYDHYATLCELLPCSIPSLCSCIKTWLSGSLNQEMQLSLSENLGFPDGYQADFLKKMPHIQLNFPGGNIYLGMDWFCSLRTRYRNIINSDQMQTWFNQWQISNNYTNPMQIDTIAPFINELLLEVLANENYLKAPLENTFYPHTIEEIQGTLFAPIIQHLRQIKSDCETQLASGCRVRGKKRMIT